The genome window TGAATGGAACGAAAGGAAACTGTAAGGATGGTACCCCAGAAGATTATGTGACTCGGGTATGTCTTGAACGATACAGTTATCCATTGACGGAAAAAGGATTGGAACAAGCAATACTGGACGGTACGGTCAGCGTGATAAAAAATGGACCAACAACTAATGAGTTACTTTCGAGTAACGAAGCTCTTCTATATTGGAAAGAAAAAGAGACAAATGCATTCATCAGCTTCCCGGTAAATCTACCAACAACTGCAGTCGCTTGTGCTGTAGAAAGAGTCAAACCTGGCGGGGATTTTATTATTGGGCTAACCTCTACCGATGGAGGAGGGATTCCGCGCAACAATCTTGTCAAACGTGTCCTTTCTCTTTATCAATTGGGTTATTTATCGATAGAAGACGTAGTGACAAAAATTTCTCTGAATCCTGCCAAAATGTTTGGATTAGTAAGTAAAGGACATCTAGGAGTCGGGGCAGATGCAGATATAACAGTTCTTGATATCGATAAATCAGAAGCAGTTATGAGTTTTGTAAGAGGTAATATGAATATGAGAGACGGTATCGTTTTAGGAAGGGGTGGCCAACTTTTAACTACAGAGGCGGGGATAAAAACAGCACAGAAATCTCAATTAGACTACCAAATTGTTAATCTTGAGAAAAGTTTACTATATCAGAACTAAACCTAAGATTATTGAAAAAAGGATATTACGTATTATTAGGTGGTATAAAACCTATAAAAAAGTATTTTCAAAGAGTAGGGAGGAGAGAGAACACACAATTAATAATATGGCCCAAATGTTCTCATCTAGAACATTTGGTTTAGTTAGAAATTATTATCATTTTGTAACACTATGTTTTTGTTTTTAATATATGAAGGAGGATGACATGAGTTGAAATGGATAAAATTATTAGCGATACTTCCTTTCATCGGTTTTATAAGTGGGGCACTTTTTGCTAACAAGGTTACACCATTTGTTTTAGGGTTGCCGTTCTTTGCATTTTGGTGTTCACTTTGGGTTATTCTTACATCAGTTATTATGGCAATCGTTTACCGTTTTGATCCTGATAATAAAGAAGGTGATATGAGATGAATGTAGCACTTATTGTTATTATTGGCTCTATCATCTTGTCGTTTTATCTCGTGATAAAAGCAAAAAAGGGAAAAGATATGGATCTTGAACAATGGACAGTAGGAGGAAGGGGATTTGGGGCCATTTTTATGTTCCTACTGATAGCAGGTGAAGCCTTTACAATTACTACATTCCTTGGTTCAAGTGGCCAATCATATAGTAACGGTGGTGCTGCACTTTTTATTATGTGCTACGGTACCCTAGCCTATGTAATCTCCTATTTCATTTTGCCAAAGATTTGGCAGAATGCTAAGCAAAACAAACTTGTATCCCAGTCAGATTTTTTTGTTACTAAATATAATAGTCCTTACTTAGGAGTATTAGTCGCTATTATTGGTGTGATTGCAATGATCCCTTATTTCATTATTCAATTGAATGGGTTAGGAATCATCGTTTCACAAGCTTCATATGGTACGATTTCGCCAAATATAGCAATTTGTATCGGAGCGATTGTCATAACCGTTTATGTTCTAATTTCAGGTATTCATGGATCAGCATGGACAGCTGTTGTAAAAGATTTTTTACTGTTATTTATTGTGGTGTTTCTAGGAATCTATCTTCCGATTCATTATTATGGTGGAATTGGTGAAATGTTTGAAGCTATTCAAGAGGCTAGACCGGGTTTTCTTGCCCTACCTGAAAGTGGACAAAATCCATCATGGTTTTTAACAACCGTGTTAATCTCGTCTCTTGGTTTCTATATGTGGCCACATCTTTTTAGTGCAACTTATTCTGCTCAAAATGCAAAGGTTTTCAGAAAAAATGCCATATTGATGCCCCTTTATCAGTTGGTATTGTTATTTATCTTTTTCATTGGGTCTAGTGCGATTTTGATAATTCCAGGCCTTCAAGGAAAGGAAGTTGATCTCATCCTGCTCAAATTATCTGCACAAACGTTTGATCCATGGTTTGTGGGGTTAGTTGGGGCAGGTGGCATCTTTGCAGCTCTAGTTCCTGGATCAATGCTTTTAATGAACGCATCCACAATGCTAGCAAAAAATGTTTACAAAGTATTGAAACCTGAGACATCAGAGGAACAAATATCGAAAATAGCAAAATATTTGGTTCCCGTTATTGCAGGAGTATCACTTTATCTATCGATTTATGGCGGGAAAACCATTGTAGCCTTACTAGTAATGGGATATAGCCTTGTAACTCAATTATTCCCAGCGTTATTATTCAGTTTGTCAAAAAATAACTTTGTTACAAAACAGGGGGCTTTTGCTGGAATTTCTATCGGAGTATTAACGGTCGCATATATTTCGCTTACAAATACAACTATAGGTATGCT of Lysinibacillus agricola contains these proteins:
- a CDS encoding sodium:solute symporter family protein, translating into MNVALIVIIGSIILSFYLVIKAKKGKDMDLEQWTVGGRGFGAIFMFLLIAGEAFTITTFLGSSGQSYSNGGAALFIMCYGTLAYVISYFILPKIWQNAKQNKLVSQSDFFVTKYNSPYLGVLVAIIGVIAMIPYFIIQLNGLGIIVSQASYGTISPNIAICIGAIVITVYVLISGIHGSAWTAVVKDFLLLFIVVFLGIYLPIHYYGGIGEMFEAIQEARPGFLALPESGQNPSWFLTTVLISSLGFYMWPHLFSATYSAQNAKVFRKNAILMPLYQLVLLFIFFIGSSAILIIPGLQGKEVDLILLKLSAQTFDPWFVGLVGAGGIFAALVPGSMLLMNASTMLAKNVYKVLKPETSEEQISKIAKYLVPVIAGVSLYLSIYGGKTIVALLVMGYSLVTQLFPALLFSLSKNNFVTKQGAFAGISIGVLTVAYISLTNTTIGMLFPFLPQVIKDFNVGIIALGINVLVLVVVSLVTRGNYVQSKVTEETEGS
- a CDS encoding DUF3311 domain-containing protein, translating into MKWIKLLAILPFIGFISGALFANKVTPFVLGLPFFAFWCSLWVILTSVIMAIVYRFDPDNKEGDMR